The segment TCGCGGGCCGCTTGCAATGTGGCTACACCGCCCCGGCCTGGCCAACCGCGCGCAGGCGCTGGGCCAGTACTGCCGCTATGACTCGTCGTTGTCGCCGCGGCTGTCGGAGCTGGCGATCCTGGTGATGGCCCGCACCTGGATGTCGGAGTTCGAATGGTGGGCACACAAGCCCATCGCGCTGAAGGCAGGCGTAGCCGAAGACGTGGTCGAAGCGATCCGCACCGGGCGTGCGCCGGCCTTCGTCAAGGAGGATGAGCGCGTGATTCATGAGTTCCTCACTGAGTTGCATGCCACGCGCAATGTGCCGGACGAACTGTACCGGCGCGCGATGGCAGTGCTGGGCAAGGACCAGGTGGTCGACTTGGTTGGCCTGGCTGGCTACTACACGCTGATCTCGATGACCATCAATGTCTTTGGTGTCGTACCCCCGGACGGCAGCGCGCCCCAACTGGTACGCGCTTGATTTGAGTTCAAACCGTTACCCCGAAACACAAAGGATTTCCGTATGTCTGGCCGTCTCGAAGGAAAGGTTGTCATCGTCACCGGCGCGGGTTGCGTCGGCCCCGGTTGGGGCAACGGCCGCGCCGTTGCAGTGCGCTTTGCACAGGAAGGCGCAAAGATTTTTGCCGTCGACAAGAGCGCTGATGCGATGCGTGAAACGCTGGAGCGGCTAGAGACCGCGGGCGCAGAGTTCGACTCGCACCTGTGCGACGTGACCGACACCGCGGCGGTCAAGGCCATGGTTGATGCCTGTGTGGCGCGCTTCGGGCGCGTGAATGTGCTGGTCAACAACGTCGGCGGTTCGGCCAAGGGCGGCCCGGTGCAGCTCAGCGAAGAAGACTGGGACCGCCAGCTCAACTTCAACCTGAAGAGTGTCTTCCTGACCTGCAAGCACGTGCTGCCGCACATGGAGCAGCAGGGCGGCGGCGCCATCGTCAATACAGCTTCGACTTCGGGCATCCGCTGGACCGGTTCGGCCCAGGTCGGCTACGCCTCGGCCAAGGCGGCGATCATCCAGCTCTCGCGCGTGGTCGCGGTCGAGTACGCCAAGAAAAATATTCGCGTCAACACGGTGGTCCCTGGCCAGATGCATACGCCGATGGTCGAGGTGCGCCTTGCCGGGCAACGCGCGGGTGGTGACGTGGACGCGCTGCTCGCCCAGCGCCAGGCACGTATTCCGCTCGGCTTCATGGGCGATGGCCGCGATACCGCCAATGCGGCGCTGTTCCTGGCATCCGATGAAGCGCGCTTTGTCACCGGTACGGAGATCGTGGTCGACGGTGGCATGAGCGTACGCTGCGACTGAGCAGCATCAAGCGCAGAATTTGTAGGCAGAGCTTTGGAGTTGAAAATGGAGTCTTCCCTTGGCATCGGGCGCCGCCAGGCGCTGGGCCTGATCGCCGGCGTCATGCTGGGCACGCTGGCATCCGGCGCGCACGCCGCGACGTTCCCGGACAAGCCAATCCGTCTGGTGGTGGCATTCTCGGCGGGCGGACCGACCGACATCCTCGCCCGCGTGATCGCTCGCGATATGAGCACGCGGCTGGGTCAGCAGATCATCGTCGACAACCGTCCCGGCGCCGGTGGCAATATTGCCGCAGAGTTCGTGGCGAAAGCGCCGGCCGATGGCTACACGCTGCTGTACAACAGTTCGTCGATCGCGATTTCGCCGGCGCTGTTCAACAACACCAAACTCAATCCGGATCAGATCTTCGCGCCCGTTGGCTACGCGGCCACTGTGCCGCTGGTGTTGATCGTCAACGCCGAATCCCCGGTGAAGACGCCGGCCGATTTCATCAAGCTGCTGAAGGCCAGGCCGGGGCAGCTCAACTTCGGCTCGTCCGGCAACGGCACCATCGATCACCTGACCAGTGTGGTGTTTGCCGACAAGACCAAGACCAGGTTCAACCACGTCCCCTACAAAGGCAATGCCGCGGCACTGCCGGACCTGCTTGCCGGACGCATCGATTTCATGATGTCGGGAAGCCTGAACGCGGTGCTGCCGTTCATCAAGGAAGGCAAGCTGCGCGCGGTCGCGGCCACTACGGCCAAACGAGTTTCGGTGCTGCCGGATGTGCCAACGCTGGCCGAGTCGGTCCTGCCGGGATTCGATTCCGGCACCTGGCAAGGCATTGTGGCGCCAAAGGGCACGCCCACGCCGGTGGTCGAACGGCTCAACCGCGAGCTGAACGCCACGCTCAAGGCGCCCGAGGTGGTCAAGGCGCTGCAGGCGCAAGGCGCCGAGCCTACCGGCGGGACGCCCACCCAGTACCGTGACCTGATCCACGGCGAGTACGCCCGCTGGACCAAGGTGGTGAAAGACACCGGCGCGACGGCGAACTGATGACATCCAGCGACGAAGCCAAGATGCGCGCCGCGCCGGCGGTGTGGGACTGC is part of the Cupriavidus oxalaticus genome and harbors:
- a CDS encoding carboxymuconolactone decarboxylase family protein is translated as MERLKPLKPEELTPEQMEVHAAIAAGPRGQVRGPLAMWLHRPGLANRAQALGQYCRYDSSLSPRLSELAILVMARTWMSEFEWWAHKPIALKAGVAEDVVEAIRTGRAPAFVKEDERVIHEFLTELHATRNVPDELYRRAMAVLGKDQVVDLVGLAGYYTLISMTINVFGVVPPDGSAPQLVRA
- a CDS encoding SDR family NAD(P)-dependent oxidoreductase; the encoded protein is MSGRLEGKVVIVTGAGCVGPGWGNGRAVAVRFAQEGAKIFAVDKSADAMRETLERLETAGAEFDSHLCDVTDTAAVKAMVDACVARFGRVNVLVNNVGGSAKGGPVQLSEEDWDRQLNFNLKSVFLTCKHVLPHMEQQGGGAIVNTASTSGIRWTGSAQVGYASAKAAIIQLSRVVAVEYAKKNIRVNTVVPGQMHTPMVEVRLAGQRAGGDVDALLAQRQARIPLGFMGDGRDTANAALFLASDEARFVTGTEIVVDGGMSVRCD
- a CDS encoding Bug family tripartite tricarboxylate transporter substrate binding protein, with the protein product MESSLGIGRRQALGLIAGVMLGTLASGAHAATFPDKPIRLVVAFSAGGPTDILARVIARDMSTRLGQQIIVDNRPGAGGNIAAEFVAKAPADGYTLLYNSSSIAISPALFNNTKLNPDQIFAPVGYAATVPLVLIVNAESPVKTPADFIKLLKARPGQLNFGSSGNGTIDHLTSVVFADKTKTRFNHVPYKGNAAALPDLLAGRIDFMMSGSLNAVLPFIKEGKLRAVAATTAKRVSVLPDVPTLAESVLPGFDSGTWQGIVAPKGTPTPVVERLNRELNATLKAPEVVKALQAQGAEPTGGTPTQYRDLIHGEYARWTKVVKDTGATAN